A single Paraburkholderia sp. FT54 DNA region contains:
- a CDS encoding methyl-accepting chemotaxis protein, translating into MLKQGITIKARIGLTMAFLAALLVAIGVFGLFGMSRSNDAYKDTFTSAMPGAVNIGNAELFAARERLALDRAAFMIGTPEAAPTLERARTMRATSDTWWKKYMDLPREPDEDRLAQDVVAKRDALHQQMDSFAAIVAANEQPKLIDGAKRLQAAYNDLAISDDGLRKYQFTSAKDGYDSAQSSFDVFRMVSVGALLIGVLAAVISYLTLSRAIGRPLDAALGHFDAIAAGDLRRPVVVNSRDEMGQLLAGIAKMQHSLTETVRTVRGGSESIATATRQIAAGNIDLSSRTEEQASALQETASSMEELTGTVKQNADNARQASSLAANASEIANKGSAVVGQVVGTMGDINQSSAKIADIISIIEGIAFQTNILALNAAVEAARAGEEGRGFAVVAGEVRSLAQRSSAAAKEIKELIDTSVERVQSGSALVDEAGRTMTEIIGAVQRVTDIMGEIAAASEEQSSGIDQVARAVTQMDEVTQQNAALVEEAAAAASSLEDQAGKLRTAVAVFQLEDGGYKASVSPPPKRASTPPLRSVAARKVARAPAVARSAPPVAVTTKAPVTTKAPAATAQPAAAAARAPAKVTAAAGAGGDQDWETF; encoded by the coding sequence CATGCCGGGCGCGGTCAATATCGGCAACGCCGAGCTGTTCGCGGCGCGCGAGCGGCTGGCGCTCGACCGCGCGGCGTTCATGATCGGCACGCCGGAAGCCGCGCCGACGCTCGAGCGTGCGCGGACCATGCGCGCCACCTCCGACACCTGGTGGAAAAAGTACATGGACCTGCCGCGCGAACCGGACGAAGACCGCCTCGCGCAGGACGTCGTCGCCAAACGTGACGCGCTGCATCAGCAGATGGACAGCTTTGCGGCGATCGTCGCCGCCAACGAACAGCCCAAGTTGATCGACGGCGCCAAGCGTCTGCAGGCGGCCTACAACGACCTCGCCATTTCCGACGATGGGCTGCGCAAATACCAGTTCACCTCCGCGAAAGACGGCTACGACTCGGCGCAAAGCAGCTTCGACGTGTTCCGCATGGTCAGCGTGGGCGCCTTGCTGATCGGCGTGCTGGCCGCCGTGATCTCGTATCTGACGCTCAGCCGCGCCATCGGCCGGCCGCTCGACGCAGCCCTTGGCCATTTCGACGCGATTGCAGCGGGCGATCTGCGCCGCCCGGTCGTCGTGAACTCACGCGACGAAATGGGGCAGTTGCTCGCTGGCATCGCCAAAATGCAGCACAGTCTCACCGAAACGGTGCGTACCGTGCGCGGCGGCAGCGAATCGATTGCGACGGCCACGCGCCAGATCGCGGCCGGCAATATCGATCTGTCCTCACGGACCGAAGAGCAGGCTTCAGCGCTGCAGGAGACCGCGTCGAGCATGGAAGAGCTGACCGGCACGGTGAAGCAGAACGCCGACAACGCCCGTCAGGCGAGCTCGCTTGCGGCCAATGCGTCGGAGATCGCCAACAAGGGCAGCGCCGTGGTCGGCCAGGTGGTCGGCACGATGGGCGACATCAATCAAAGCTCGGCAAAGATCGCCGACATCATTTCGATCATCGAAGGGATTGCGTTCCAGACCAACATCCTGGCCTTGAACGCAGCCGTGGAAGCGGCACGGGCCGGCGAAGAAGGGCGCGGCTTCGCGGTCGTGGCGGGTGAAGTGCGCAGCCTTGCGCAGCGCTCGTCGGCGGCGGCGAAGGAAATCAAGGAACTGATCGACACCTCGGTGGAGCGCGTGCAGTCGGGTTCGGCGCTGGTCGACGAAGCCGGCCGCACCATGACCGAGATCATCGGCGCGGTGCAGCGCGTGACGGACATCATGGGCGAAATCGCCGCGGCGTCGGAAGAACAGAGCAGCGGCATCGATCAGGTGGCGCGCGCCGTCACGCAGATGGACGAAGTCACTCAGCAAAACGCCGCGCTGGTCGAAGAGGCGGCGGCGGCCGCGTCGTCGCTTGAAGATCAGGCCGGCAAACTGCGCACCGCCGTGGCCGTGTTCCAGCTCGAAGACGGCGGCTACAAGGCATCCGTGAGCCCGCCGCCAAAGCGCGCGTCCACGCCGCCGCTGCGTTCGGTGGCCGCACGCAAGGTCGCGCGCGCTCCTGCCGTTGCGCGGTCCGCGCCGCCAGTCGCAGTCACGACGAAGGCGCCGGTCACGACAAAGGCGCCGGCCGCGACGGCACAGCCCGCTGCGGCAGCGGCGCGCGCGCCTGCCAAAGTCACGGCGGCCGCTGGCGCAGGCGGCGATCAGGATTGGGAAACGTTCTAA
- a CDS encoding hydratase, whose amino-acid sequence MTPYDLANRLVEARRQHRPIDAPAPDSLPPDAATAYAIQQAVIAGLGDSTGAWKIGAKTPGGAAAGAPIPASLVLRSPARVAHDGFFRVLVELEIAFRFAEAIEPRGRAYARDEVLSKVGVVLPAIEIVDSRFAEWPNVAPLAQLADAQNNGALITGHPVAYAGLARGFDFVSPALELSFDGDSLLPEATGNPAGDPRELLVWFVNHCAAMGITIEPEWTLTTGSYVGAHKLDKAGIVRGHIDGLGEVEIELT is encoded by the coding sequence ATGACGCCATACGACCTCGCGAACCGCCTCGTCGAAGCACGCCGGCAGCATCGCCCGATCGATGCGCCCGCACCCGACAGCCTGCCGCCCGACGCGGCGACTGCGTACGCGATCCAGCAGGCGGTCATCGCGGGTCTCGGCGACTCGACCGGCGCATGGAAGATCGGCGCCAAAACGCCGGGCGGCGCTGCCGCGGGCGCGCCGATTCCGGCCTCGCTGGTGCTGCGCTCGCCGGCGCGCGTTGCGCATGACGGTTTCTTCCGGGTGCTGGTCGAGCTGGAAATCGCTTTCCGTTTCGCCGAGGCGATCGAGCCGCGCGGCCGGGCCTATGCGCGCGACGAGGTGCTCTCGAAGGTCGGCGTCGTATTGCCCGCCATCGAGATCGTCGATAGCCGCTTCGCCGAGTGGCCCAATGTCGCGCCACTTGCGCAGTTGGCCGACGCCCAGAACAACGGCGCGTTGATCACGGGCCATCCGGTCGCCTATGCGGGTCTCGCGCGCGGCTTCGACTTCGTTTCGCCTGCATTGGAACTGAGCTTCGACGGCGATTCGCTGCTGCCGGAAGCCACGGGCAATCCGGCGGGCGATCCGCGCGAACTGCTGGTGTGGTTCGTCAACCATTGCGCCGCCATGGGCATTACGATCGAACCCGAGTGGACTCTTACCACTGGTTCGTACGTCGGCGCACACAAACTGGACAAGGCCGGCATCGTGCGCGGCCACATCGACGGCCTTGGGGAAGTGGAGATTGAACTGACCTGA